The nucleotide sequence TTTGGTATCTAACTGTCAACGACTTCTGGGTGAGATGGAACTCGATCCTCCTATGGAACAAGACTTCCACATGAGTTGTGACGGAGATGGTCGCCCCTTCCTGCAAATTGGCATGCAAGGATGTCCCCTCTGCCATCGTGAGAAAAGCTTGAGCCTAAGATCGCAAAAGCAAAGGAAGGGAAAAGGTTAGGAGAGGAGAAGAAAGCGAGGgaagggcttctagggttttctTGAACAATGTTTTGCCGACCCTCGTCTTTGTTCTTAGTGGCTTCACCTCCTATCGCCATCCAACACGTCGTCAAACGCTCGGTCTGTGTGGTATATTGGACGATCATTGCTTGCTTGTGAGGGTAGTAGGAGTCTTAGCTGTCCTTTTTTTTTTGAGGAAATTTGGATGTAGAACCCCACGTAAAGATCCCATAATTAGAACTCGGGAAGGTACAACGAAAGATTTTTCCATCCATTTTCTTGATGAGAGATAGGAATGCATAACATCTAGATCGGACGACAGTTACATGCTTGTAATAGAAAAACAAGATCGGTTGGTACGTTGATACTTGCTTTGAGGAAAACGAGATATCTGAACCATTCATTTGTGTGATAGTATTGTAGTTAAGATATGACAAACGAGAGATCACGACCGTCCGTTTTCCTAATGAGAAATAGGAATAGAACAATTATAAAGATCAAACGGTCGGtagtttttaattattttttaaaaactaaattgaattgaataagtatataaaaataataattttgtatttcattgtgtatacaaaattaattttgataaaaatttccaatcaaattaaattctTCTAATTACACATCactttttttgttattattatcGTCGAATTTATTAACGGCCTATTAAATAtgctataaatataatatttgtgtTCCTCAAGGTGGTGCGGTGATTGAGACATAGGGTATTGCCACATGAAGTCTTGAAACTCGACGCGCCCAAACATGCTCTCCCGTCGCTTAAATATAATATTCGTTCTTATTTTGATCACGACAAAAGATGCTGAAATTATGCTAGAAGTTTTTGATCTCCGATCTATTTGCTGGAGGAGCTCATCTTGGATCGTCTCTTCTAGCACGAACTAGGGTCCGGATCAGTCATTTGGGCACAGAGTTTGGTATCCGACTATCGTCAACGACTTTCGGGTGGGATGGAACTCGATCCTCCTATAGAACAAGGCTTCCACCTGAGTCATGACGGAGATGGCCGCCCCTTCCTACAAATTGGCCGACAAGGACGTCCCCTCCACCATCGCGAGAAAAGCTTGAGCCTCAGATCGCAGAAGCTGAGGAAGAGAAAAcgtaagaagaggagaagaaagtgAGGAGAGAAGGGATTTTAGGGTTTTCTTGAGTGATGTTTCACCGCCCCTCATCTTTGTTCTTCGTGGCTTTGCCTCCTATCGCCGTCGAACACGCCGTCAAACGCTCGGTGCATGGGGTATAAAATCTTCCCCATATAAGCGATTGGACAATCGTTGTTTCCCTATGTGAGCAGTAGGAGATCTTAGTCGTTCATTTTTGTGAGGAAATATGGATGTAAAACCCCACGTAAAGATCTCATAGTCAGAACCCATGAAGGTACAATGAAAGATCATTACCGTCTATTTTCTTGATGAGAGATTGGAACGCACCTAGCGTCTGGATCGGATGACAATTACATGCTTGTGATGGTAAAACAAGATTAGATAATACGTCGATACTTGCTTTGAGGAAAGACAGAGATCTGGACCGTTCATTTTTGTGATAAGACTGTAGTTAAGATATGACAAACGAGAGATCTCGACCGCCCGTTTTTCTAACGAGAGATAAGAATAGAACAATTGTAAGGATCGAACTGTTGGtagtttttaattattttttaaaaaacaaattgaattgaataagtatatataaataataaatttgtatttcattatgtattcaaaattaattttgttaaaaattttcaatcaaattaaattcttCTTCTTACTAACATcaccttttttattattattattatcaccgATTTCATTAACGATCAAttaaatatgttataaatatAATATGCGTATTCTCTTAGGACGGTGTAGTGGTTGAGACATAGAATATTGACACATGAAATCTTGAAACTTAACGCGTCTGAAGATGCCCTCCCGCCGCTTAAATATAATATTCATTCTTATTTTGATCGCGACAAAAGATGCTGAAATTATACTAGAAGTTTTTGATCTCCGATCTATTTGTTGGAGGAGCCCATCTTGGATTGTTGCTTCTAGCACGAACTAGGGTCCGGATCAGTCATTTGAGTGCGGACTTTGGTATCCGACTGTCAACGACTTCCGGGCAGGATAGAACTCGATCCTCCTATGGAACAACGCTTCCACCTGAGTCGTGACTGAGATGGCCTCCCATTCCTACAAATCGGACGGCAAGGACATCCCCTCCGCCATCACGAGAAAAGCTTGAGCCTTAGATCGCAGATGCGGAGGAAGGGAAaaggttagaagaggagaggaatgccAGGAGGGAAGGGCTTCTAGAGTTTTCTTGAGCGATCTTTCGTCGTCCCTCGCCTTTGTTCTTCGTGGCTTCGCCTCCTATCATCGTCCAACACAGCATCAAACTCTCGATGCATGTGGCATAAAACCCTCCCCATGCAAGGGATTGGACGGTCATTGTTTGCCTGTGAGGACAATAGGAGATCTTAGCTGTCCGTTTTTGTGAGGAAATGTGGATGTAGAACCTCATGTAAAGATTCCATGGTCAAAACTCGGGAAGATACAATGAAAGATCGTTATCGTCCATTTTCTTGATGAGAGATGGGAACACACCTAGCGTCTGGATCGGACGGTAGTTACGTGCTTGTGACAGTAAAACGAGATTGAATGGTACATCAATACTTGCTTTGAGGAAAATGAGAGATCCGGACTGTTCATTTTTGTGATAAGACTGTAGGTAAGATATGACAAACGAGAGATCTCAAACACCTATTTCCTAACGAGAGATAGGAATAGAACAATTGTAAGGATCGAATGGTCggtagtttttaaatttttttaaaaaaattaaactgtaAGGATCAAATAagtatatataaataataaatttatatttcattgtatattcaaaattaattttgttaaaaatcttcaattaaattaaattattctaattactgacatttttttttattattattatcgcCTATTTCACTATAAATATCATATTCGTGTTCTCTCAGGACTACGGTGGTTGAGACATAGGGTATTACTACATGAAATCTTAAAACTCGACGCGTCCGAAAATGCCCTCTTGCCGCTTAAATATAATATTGCTTCTTATTTTTATCGCGACAAAAAATGTTGAAATTATGGTAGAAGTTTTTGATCTTCGATCTATTTGCTGGAGGAGCCCGTCTTGGATCGTCGCTTCTCACACGAACTAAGGTCCGGATCAATCATTTGGGCACGGACTTTGGTATCCAACTGTCAACTGCTCCGGATCGTGGCGGATGAACGTTCCATCAATGCTTCCTCAGAGAAGAGTTGCTGTAGCGATTGAGGAACATAGAGTTGTCGAACATTTACCAGAGATTTTATAAAAGAAAATGCAATCAAGAATGAGATGAAAACAAACCCTCAGTACGAATTTGTTAATGAAACTAAAACAGAGATATAGAACTCTCACCTTAGGTATTTCTATCAACTTTGTCTGAGTGATACTTACTAATCAGCACTGAGCAATGCAATATCATTCATTTGAAAATTGGAACACTTTTACCAGCATCTTACTCGTGAATAGAAAGCGCACATAATATTAATACGACCAAAGGCCAGGTACAAGAATTCAAAAGAACATTGCATGGTCCATTGCTCGAAGCCGACTTGCGTTAACAAACTAAATGGTTAAAGCCAGAACAACTGCCACAAAGCATATGTGAACCATGTTGTATGCTGATAACCAATCTCGAGTATAAATATCCTGCAAAAAATTATCACCCAAAGAAAATTGGTAAGTTCAGACTTCCTCCAGTCTAAGTGATGAAGCCAGAGTTTTTGATAATGCAACTGAATATTGTAATTCGCATCTTGGAATAGTGAAACTTTGGACTTCTAAATTAAGATTCAAAGCCCTAAATAATAAAACTCCCAGCTCAAAATCAACTAATTAAAAATGGTGAGAAAGTTGATCAGCTGTGTTTCAATATGTAATTTAGGTCAAGACTAGTATTGAGTATATTTGTAGAGCATTGAGTTTATTTGTAGTATATAAGCATCGAAATCTAGccgataaagttttaaaataaatttgcgGTAGTGTACTAGCACACTTACAAAGTGGATACCCATAATTCCAATTCTATACAATATGTTCACGTAGATTACTTTTCATTCAAGTTTTAACAAGGCATTTGGGATTCTCAATTCCAAGAAGCAACCctattgtaattttattttaaacaaaaacataaacaatttatgaaaaaaaaagaaaacatgtTACCTTCAAGGTTAAGTGAGTTGGAGATGCAGATGAAGACTTCAGGCCAGAATATCCAATATCATATGCTATGCTCCCATTTGGTTCGAAAAGCCCATAGTGCTTTTCAGAATTCGCATTACGCTTCATATCCTCATTGAACAAggcaaatatatatgctttaacCACAATTTTTGGCCTAAGTGGTGTTCCTTTCTTCTTGAAAAGGCGTTTGCGAAGATTAAAATTGTAAGTCCTTGCATTCTGGATAGTAGCTCCTGTTTCATTGTCAGTACTTGCAGAAGCCCATCCCGTCTCTGAAATCCTGACTTCCATCTTGTCATATCCAGCAACTTCCAAAGCAGCATAAGCTGCATCTATTTGAGCATCAAGCAAGTTGTCATAGTGTAAATCAGTCTTTGAGTCATAAACTCCATGATTTGGCAGGAAAAGAGCATAATTGATATCGATATGCTCAGGGTCATATTTGTAAGCCAAGAATGGATATGCGTTAAGATAAAATGGACTACCAATCTGCGAAAAAAAATCCAGGATGGGCTTCATGTAACCAAGGACATCTTCTTTAAAAATGCATGACGAGGGAGGAAAGGAATTAGCAAAAACAAACTGTGCATGTGGTGTTGACACCTCAATATTGTCTGCTAATTGAAGCCTCTTGAGACCATTGTAAACATTCTTTATGGCACCAAAAAGGGCTTGAGCAAGTTCCTGATCTGTACTTCCTAACACTTCATTCCCAACTACAATCCCTCGGATGCGGGTATCAGGCAGAAATGATTGCACATTATACTGGATCCAGCTAACAGCATGATCTTCATTTACACTGATGTCTCTCAGATACTCATTACCAATTGCTACAGTCAGATCAAGCCCAGATCCTTTAAATGCATTGAGCACACTGTGATCAGCATCATAGATTCTCACATTCTTTATCTTTGCTGCTTTAAGAAGTGTGAC is from Zingiber officinale cultivar Zhangliang chromosome 7B, Zo_v1.1, whole genome shotgun sequence and encodes:
- the LOC122007217 gene encoding glucan endo-1,3-beta-glucosidase 14-like, with the translated sequence MPPDEAGASQSLRRVLPASELGVFAGVVVVPLLRSVVNREAMRTSMLLLRCFMILSLRCGPAKVLAFTGTYGINYGRLADNLPSPERVVTLLKAAKIKNVRIYDADHSVLNAFKGSGLDLTVAIGNEYLRDISVNEDHAVSWIQYNVQSFLPDTRIRGIVVGNEVLGSTDQELAQALFGAIKNVYNGLKRLQLADNIEVSTPHAQFVFANSFPPSSCIFKEDVLGYMKPILDFFSQIGSPFYLNAYPFLAYKYDPEHIDINYALFLPNHGVYDSKTDLHYDNLLDAQIDAAYAALEVAGYDKMEVRISETGWASASTDNETGATIQNARTYNFNLRKRLFKKKGTPLRPKIVVKAYIFALFNEDMKRNANSEKHYGLFEPNGSIAYDIGYSGLKSSSASPTHLTLKDIYTRDWLSAYNMVHICFVAVVLALTI